The sequence below is a genomic window from Lolium perenne isolate Kyuss_39 chromosome 7, Kyuss_2.0, whole genome shotgun sequence.
TGTAACCCAGTTTTCTCTTGCTCTTGCCTTTGGAAGCAAGGTGGAAGCGACATCGTGTCAGAAGGCCCAAGGTGTAGTCTACGGAGTCAAAAGGTGAGTCATGGTACAACAAAAGTTACACACCACTATTCCCATTTCTTCAAATTCAAGTATATTGGGTTTGTCTAGATTTTTGAATTGTTGCAATATTTCAATCTATTTGACTTTAGATTGGTGTTATTTCCGATGCTGGTTTAAATCTAAAGTGAAAGTGATGAGATGACATGCATTTCATGTGATAAATGGGTTTTGCGACTATGCTCTTCATTATTTATCTGTTCTCTGTGTCATATGGCCTCTGCTACTTCTCCCATGTATTTATTTGTTTAATCACTGCCTTTGTTATTTTCTTTTCCTTGTTTCTGTAGCCTGCAAAGAAGGCCACCAATGGTGGCTGTTTGGTCTGCTACCTAAAGGTGCCAGTTGTTTTCTTCAGGTACCATTGCCTTTAAGCCATCAATGAATTACACCCTTTCAATAAAAAATCGGAAGATGTTGTGTTACTTTTTTAGACAACAAGAGCAAAGGCTGGTGCCGATTGCTGGTTTCCAGGAATAGGAAGGAACACTGAAGTTTATGTTCTAAAGGACTAGGTTAGTATTTCCATGATCCCAGACCGCTGAAACTCATTAGAGATTAGAGTTAACATTTTGTTCGAACAACTCTATCTTATGCTGAAAACTTGATGTAGCAACCCCACAAAACTTAATAGGTGGAAGTCGTAGATTGACACATCAGAAAGCACCATGAGAGTATGCAAGGTCCTCCATTGTAATGGGAAATTTGACATCGCAAGAGCCAACAATATTCTGAATTTGAGTGTTCTATAATAGCTCAGTAGTAAGTTTCAAAAGAATAAATTAGAGTACAGGTACATTGAAAAATAGATAAACCTGAAAAACAAAACGTAAATGTGAGTGTATCTGGAAATCCAGGTTCTGGAATTATACAAACATATAGTAAATAATATTACTGGCTTAGCCTTAGGCTAAACCAAACAAATTATATGGCGTTATTTTCTCGATACAAAGATGTTGACAACCAATAATGCGTAGTTCCACTTCTTTTTGCAGTTTTGGTGTTccatcttctccaagcaaagccatAGGCCATGGACCCGCTGCTCCGTTCTAATTTGGCAGAAAAGCTGGCCGGGATGGCGCCACCTTACTGGAGATCTGGGTAGTTTGGATTTAGAATGCCAGAATACAATTTTTTTGTTTAACCCCTTTGCCTTATTTATATGTATTCTTTAGCTCTCCAGTTATATTAGCTATTTAGCTTAGACACCATCACAGTATTTGTTAAATATGGTCCAAGTGTTATCTGTTAAATACTCCTAATATCTTTCTGTCTTCCTCAATACATCGTTTCAATTTGACCAAGCAGAAGTTCTCAAACAGTGGAGCATACATGCATGAGTAGAACTGAACATATTATTGCAATATGGGCTATTTACTATGGTGCAACCTTTAGATTATATCCTCTATTCTATGACTGTATTGCTGGTGGTGATTTTCTGATCAACCTGGTGTGCAAACAAAGTATCAATTGTCTATTTATTGCCGGTTCGTTTGCGTTTTATTTCTTGCCGATAGACATGACTTCAATTCCTTCTTGGGCTCGGTCTTTGCGCCGgggcgcaacgggtcatctagtacaAGAACAATGGAAAAAAATAACACCTCGTCACAACACATACATCGCAACACCTCAGGATCACAAACAAGAATACAGTCAATAGAGATATGGAAGCCAAAGATGGATATGGGAGCACAAACGAGACCGAGACCATGGAAATGGGAGTGGACGATGAATGACAACACTGCTCTGGTACAACGTTGAGCACAAGTCACTTTCACGACAGCATCATGGCAACAGACGCACCAATATTGATGATGCAAGGTAACGACACGGACCCATCCACTGCGCTCACACACAAACTTTACTACACTTGTTCTAGACAATGTCAAGTATCAAAGCCAGAGTAGACCCCACTTCCCCTCAGAAGCCGCTTCTCCTCCTCGACATAGTTCTTTCCCCTGCTGGCCTGTCCACggtctctcttcttcttctccttctgcgAGAATGAAGCCTCCTTCTCTTTCTCTGTCTGCCTTGGCTGGGGGTTTCGCACACCGATAAGCTTCTCTCCTTCAGTAACTGCAGCCCTTGTGCGTTCCCGCTCTTCATAAGACTCAGTTAGAACTTCCTTCTCATTGCGATCTTTCCCAGTTGACCAAGTCCAGTTAGGCTCGACCTTTGGAGGAGCAACAGTCAATACAGATGGACCGCCGCGATACCCATGCCGGCTCAAAGCACTGAAATCCACACCACCAGGTTTCTTCTTCTTTGACACGGCTGCTTTTCAGAGAGCTAAATCAGTGCTATAATCATGATTTTTGTGTCGCGACTCAAAAGTGAGTCGCCAAGGCTATGACTCGACCAAAGTCACTGTATAGTCACGAGTTGCCGTGATTTTCGGAAAACGACTCGGCGATATACAGCAACTATACGGCGACTCAAAAACCATGGATATAATAAATCCTGAGAATGAAATATCATACTTCTCACATCATTGATCTATGGTTCATATTACTTCACCAACAACCAAACTGTGCGCGATTACAACCGTAAAACACAAAATAGACAGCATAAGACAGTCCAACTTGCAATGTAGGCTACTCCAACTTTAGGgtaggaaacactggatctatgtGAGCATGATACATGGGGTCTGATGCCCAGAGCTTCCCTAAGTGGTGGCTAGAGGTGGTCATCCTATGGACTTCTTCAGTGGCCCAAATGAGAGCTTCAGCTTTCCTAGGGTGGATGATAACATCCAGAGGCTGGTGCTCATTATCGCTCCCAAACCTCTGTTGATCCCAATCTCTCAAGAGGATGTTGGTAAGGTAATGCAAGGGCTGCTTGTACAACTGCTTCATCGATCTTCCAAGTCCCAGCCATGATGTGGATGGGATCAGGGAACCACAGTGCTCAGGAACTGGGATGTGCTTCATGTACTCTTGATACATTTCAGCCTTCCTGATCAGTGCACCTGCAGTATCCCATTATAGTAAGACTACAGATATGCAACTCTGTGCAGAAAAAAGTATATGATCTTACAACTACAGGGGCTAATCAATGCACTACTCTACTGTCCATGTCCGGTGGGGTGCAGACTCTAGCTCAGGGTCTCAAATAGTGCTTGGGGAATAGGGCGGACTTGTTAACCATTTCCGCTGACACTAGTTCCTGTGTTATTCTATTGGTATCTACAGAAGGTATAGCACCGACAGTCAAGGCTAGCCCCCAACTCAACGATGCCTTGGAGTGAACAGGAAAAAATGCTGAAGTTATTTTACCCTTGTGAACATAAcgaaattagttatttgcataaCTAAACGAATTGAAGTTCAGATTCTTTTTTATATAAGTGTGTTCTCATCTGCACAGATTTATCATTAAAAGAAACCAAAAAAAAATGTGGAAATTAGCAGGCTAATTTTTTTGCAGGAACAACAAAAGGTCACATAACAATAATCAGATAATGATTTTTGACAGAAAACAAGCTACACCAGTAACCAACCGAGACTGTTTAGAGTGGGTTAATTTGAGAACGTTTAGTGTATGTCATGATACATAGCAATAACTATTATTTCCAACAGAACCTGAGGTAATCCTCATTTATTAACAGTAACAAATAAAAAAAAGGTGTACCTGTCTATCAAGTATCAAGTATAAAAAAAAGACTCATGGACAAGATTATAATAAGGACAAATGGGCAATGCATCCACAAAACTAGTGATCATTTGGGATATGCATTAGATCAcaaattatttatatattgcaaaATATTAAGAATTAATTCAAGCACATGAAAGCCAAATAACTTGTTCGAACGGACTTTACATATAGACTTAGGCCTTATGTTGCCAAAGTAGGTTGGTAAGCTTCTTGATTAGCATGAAAATCTAAGAAAATTTATTGGGTGGCATGCAGATTACAGAATTATTAACTACCACATCAAATCCTAGCAAGAAGATGGTACCAAGTCTCCACAGTATCCATATATGGCTGGGAAAAGTAGTCCTCTTGGACTTTTGGTGACTAAAAACATCCTTACAACTGTAAGAAGGTGAACTTAACGAATCCGGCAACTAACACTGTATCTGGACTAAATTACCAAGACCTGCACACCAATCATACAAGGAAATCCGAAGCACACATCCATAATTAATTAATTCATCTTAGAGCCATTAGGAGACATCATATCAACTAACGAGCGTGCAAATGGACTCTTCGGAAAACAATAAGTCACCGAAACAGCTCTGACCTTCTGCTGAAGCTGCAGATTTGGAGGAGTTGGGCAGCCGGAAGAAGTTCTCTCCTTTCCCCTTCCCGGCCTCATCGTCGGAATCCGAGCTCAAGGAGTCGTCGGAAGAGAGCTCCACCGGCTCCTCTGCCGGCGCGGCCCTCTTCATACCTAACCCACGGCCCACAACGGCGTCAGTGCCACTCCGTTCGAAAATCGTAAAGGCAGTAAAAGACCGAAGCTTTGGGACCTCACCTGGACCGAGGAAAGGAGGAATAAGCCGCCGACAAGAGGACGGAGGTGGAGCTCGCGCTCACGGGCCGCCGGCGACGAGGAGATTCGAGCGGAAACCCTCGAGTCCTCCACCTAGCAGGCAATACTTTTTTTACTCCGTACATTTGTCTTTTCAGGTGATGGTTTTATGCCAGCCTGGGGTTGGGCTTGGATGGACTGTCAGAGGGATTCAAGGCTTGGGCCGGACTAATAGATAAATAAATGATTTAGTATTAACATTGGACGGCCTATTCTGTTAAGCCAGTTATTTCACAATTTTATTGCGACAAAATGAGTTAGCTAGGGCTTGTTTTAATGATAATGTTTCTTGTAATTGGGTTGATGAACCTCATAGTTTTGTTCTCGGTAAAATCATAAACAATGCAACTATTGTTTGCAATTACTCCCTCATATCTATAATAAGTGTATGGACTTTAGTTTAACAAAAAATTGAACTAAATCCCGGATACTTGTTATGAATCGAGAGAGTAATAAAAACCATGTATTAGGTTCCCGTTGTTTCCCTAACAAAAATTGGGATCCAGATTTTAGAAGATATCGTAGGATCAATTTACAAGCCATGGGAGTGGATCCTCGTCTCTGATTTGCTCTGTGTGTGGAAGACTTGTATTATTAGTTTTTCGTGTGTTGCGGTGTTTACGCTCTAATAGTGATGGCGGTGTTATCTTCAATTAAATTCACCCCGCTCTAATCTTTTCTCGTTGATGCTTCGTCCATCACTGTGGGTGAGCTTTTAAGTTTTTATCACATTGATCTTCATGAACAACAACTTGGATCTTGTTGTCAATGGACACGACTGATTTGTAGGAATCATAGCTTGCAGCGATATTAACTTCAACACCCCCCTTACATCGAGCCTTCGCGAGAAAAATGAGTGTGCTCGTCTAGCGATACTGGTTCAACTACGTATTAGGGAAGTGGCCTGTTGATATGGTTGGCATGATTTGCAATATATATCTTGCGTATGCGACAACTGTTGCAGCGATTCATCGAGGTTCTATCCTCTATATGTTATTGTATGCACTTTAGTTGCTGAATTTGACGGATTTAGCGAGAAATTCTAGGGCAAGGCTCTTCGCTATGATTTTTCCGTTATTAAGGATCATTTATGCATTTATGGGTTTAGAAAGTCCACTTTCATCCCTAACTTTTGAGGAAGTTTACTCTTTGTTCTAAAGTTTTTGTTTTGTTGGAAACAAACCCTAAGTGATCAACCCAAGAAAAAATGCTTAAGTGATCAACATATGGCTCACAAAATGAACAAGAACTGGATATGGATCAACCCATTACACCAAGTCAAAATCCTAACAAGGATTCTAAATCTCCAAACTTCCCACATGAGTGACCACGCTGCCCCTATGAGTAACCGCACCATACCCACGCCTCGTCTACACCCCCTATTGTGTAAACTAATGCCAAACTCAATGTGTCGTCATCATACTCGTCGGACGCAACGAGTCATCTTTGCCATTTATGACTCTTGCAAGAGTTTAATTCATTGTTCTTCTCTCCTCTTGAAGAATATTCTTGAGATGGACAGTTTAACTTGGACTCCATAACTTCAAGTTAGTTTGAAATACATTGAAATGGTTTTTGGAGATGGATGGTTGCACCTAAGACAATCCGTTCGCCATCCACTCACCGATAAGCACTAATGTTTTCAATCTTATTCATGGCTTTTTAGGATAATGTCCATACATGGGCGCAGGTTTGATCTTCTCCCCCCTCCATTTTCTTCACTACTACCACTTCTACACATAAATCGAAGCATTGTGGAATAGTGGAATTTCGTTAATGGCTTAGTGAAAGGGTTGCCGCGGTAAAAAAAAAATTAGATCAACAGGGGCCACACCCCCAGCCCCATTTCATTGAAAAGAAGCCAAGTTTACAGAACAGAAGAAACAAACTAAAGCTAAAAGGTCAGGTTTTTGCTGGGGAGTTTGGTTGCCATCCCAGCCAAATCCGAAATACCAGCAAAGACCTAAGAAAGTCACAACAACCTCGGGAACTGAAAGTCGACTAGAGAAAGCAAACACAACACACGGCTAGTTTGATTACGTATTCAGGGAAAAATGGAGCCCCGCACTGAACAAGAAGCTCCCTGCTCTCAACACTTTGCCAGACCTTCTTTTTCCCTCTCCCTGATCTTCTTCCCACATTTGGCAATCAAGTAACCACATGGATCTTGTGGGATTCGTCAGGGTTGTCGAGGAGATAGGTCAGTGTCGCCCTTCCTTCGTAGCTCGAATTCCAGGTAAAGATCCAGTCGAAGGAGGGGCACCTTACCCCACTGGGAGGCAAAGCGGAACCTTTAAATTGACCAGCAGCAGGTCCATGAATTGATTGTTTCTTCCAGAGTCTAGCTCCTTGAAAGGTTTCTTCCAATCTCGAAGGAGAAAGAAAACCCTTCGCCACACCTGTTTCACATTTATCCAAGTAATCTTGTTAAACACAAGATTGTTCCTATTGAGCCATAATCCCCAAAGAACAGCAGAAGAAGCAACATTAAAATGCATGAATTTCTTATTACAAAGCCATTTTGAAGCAATGGATTCAAAATTGGTAACATGCACATCAAATACTTCTTCAAACAAGTTCCAAATGGATCTAGCAACTACACATTCAAACATAAGGTGGTGCACTGTCTCAAATTCAGTGCACATCTCACAGTTCATGGGTTTGGGAATACCTCTAGCTCTTAGATTGTCTCTTGTCATGATTTTATTCTGAGAGAAAAGCCACAGGAAAACCTGGATCCTAGGAGGGATCTTTAGCGTCCACACAACATGTAAGTAAACTGGGGTAATTCCCCTAAAATTGATAATAGCATATAGAGAGCTAGAAGAGTAAATCCCAGATGAGTTATATTGCCAGATAAGTTGATCCTCATCCTGGGAAAAGGAAATGGTTCTAGCAATTTCTAAAAGCTCATACCATTGAATCATCATGTCCTCAGTAAAGGTTCTTCTAAAAGTACCTCTGATCTCATGCTCATCCTAGATATTAAAGATAGTTTTGTTTTGTTGATTAGAAACAAAATATAAATCCCAAATTGGGTAGTCAGGGGAGAGTTACCAAACCAAAAATCTTCCCATAATTTTATGGATTTGCCACTACCCACCTGCCATTTATATCCAAATTTCACAGCCTTGGAGGCCCACATAACTCCCTTCCAAAAGGTGGAAGGCTGGATATCATGGCAGGAAAGAATGTTTGGGTTTTTTGTATTATATTTAACATCTAGAACCTTTCTCCACAGACCCCCTTCGCTCTGGATATACCTCTTAATCCAAGATCCTATCAGGCAGATATTTAGCTCATGTAGGTTTGGAATTTCTAGCCCTCCAAAATCCTTTTGCATACAAATAGAAGGTCAATTGGCCAAATGTATTTTATGATTGCCTTCTTCATCATTCCACATGAAGTTGGCCATCTGTGTATCTATCAAATGCAAGGCCCACTTTTGAAATTTAAAGAAGAAAAGTAAATAAATGAGGATACTAACTAGGCAAGATTGGATGAGAATTCTCTTGGCAGCAGAGGATAAAAGTTTCCCCCTCCAACCAGTAATTCTTTTGAGAATATTCTCAATGAGAGGTTGTAAATCCTTTCTCCTCAGTCTATCATGATGTAGAGGGATACCTAGATATTTAATAGGAAAACTTCCCATCACACATTGGAAAATGTGTAGGAAGGGCTGTGTCTCAACAACATCCATATTAATGGGAATAagttcacttttatggaagttcaCTCTCATACCCGAAATTTGTTCAAAACAGGTAAGAATCCGTCTAAAATTCAAAGCAACTCTAGGATCATTTTTGAGAAACAacaaagtatcatcagcatattggaggctaacagcatctccagtcgcgtcccccaaatgacGTTTGGGGCACAGCGGACAAGAAATGGGAAAAATCgcgttccagtcgcgtcccccaaagctaaaTAGTGCCCCATTTTATGTCCGGCGTCCCTGGTAGAgacgccggacacaaaaacagcgtccggacgcatgcatgcagcccctactccccacatgtcattctctttttcctcactttctctcacctacttttcccacatggagtggtcccctctattaaaaatcatgcatccggacgctgtttgagggacgcggctggaaagggcctcttttttgtacagatttttcgtctctttttgtccggcgcggtcctAAACGTCCCCCAAATCATTTATGCCGGACGTTTTTTGAGGGACACGACTAAAAAATGCTCTAACAATTCCTCCAGAAAGAAAATTAGGGCAGAGACCACTAATCAAACCTCCTTCTGTTCCTTTAACTAGCATCCTAGAGAAAACATCTACAATGCAATTGAATAAGAGAGAGGCAACGGGCCCCCTGTCTCAAACCTTTTCCAGTTAAAAAGAAATCACCCTCAATATCATTTACTTTTACCCCAACAGATCCTTCCTGGGTAATCTGTCTAATAAAACGAATGAAAGTGGGATTGAACCCTCTAAGTTCTAGGACTTCAAAAAGGAAATCCAAATTGATCTTGTCATAGGATTTTTCATAATCAAGTTTTAACACTAAacctttgtttttgtttttatgtaCTTCATGAATTACTTCATGAGCAGTCACTACACTTTCCAAAATAAATCTCCCTCTAATGAAGGCAGATTGGTGATAGGAAATAATTCTATCAATGATCTTAGCCAATCTATTGGTCAAGACTTTGGTGAAAATCTTAAAAGAGCAGTTTAGGAGACTAATAGGTCTAAACTTTTTCATGGATCTAGCTTCATTCTCTTTAGGAATAAGAGTAATCATGGCGAAGTTAATCTATACAGGTCTAAATCATCTCTAAACCAAGCATTGAACATACTAATCAAGTCATTTTTAACCACATCCCAAAACTTCTGATAAAACATAAAGGGAATGCCATCAGGGCCAGGTGCACCATCTGCATAAGATCCAAACACAGCTATTTTGACTTCTTCCTCAGTAAAAGCACTCCCTAGCATGAGATTTTCCTCTAAGAAAACTTTTTCATTTTCTGAGAAAAAGTTATCCTATAATCTAATAGTAggtcttttttcttttttaaacAAGTCTTTATAGTAATCAGTGGCTATTTTGAGCATCTCTCTATTCTCAGAAACAGGACCCTCAGGTCCATCTAAAACATGGATAAACTTTTTTCTCCTCCTCTGATTAGCCACAACATGGAAATATACTTTTATGGAAGTTCACTCTCATACCTGGGCATTCTTTTTGGATCCTTGAGgagactaaggcgagacaaagatCTAGAGATAGGAATATCTTAGAGGGAGATTTGTAGGCTAGTGCGACATGAAAGTGGATTTGTGGTAGATTAATTCCATACCAGCCATATTGGCACCATAGTAGGTGTCAAGATCGACGCTATGTAATGCATGGTAGGTTGGCGGAGGCATAAATAATTAGCATCGTGGATTCTCCGTGATGTTCGCAGTTGTCCCATGGAGGGTGCTGGTCAGTTGTGTCCCACTGGCTGTCGTGGACCACCACTGCCGAGGTGTTTGCTTGATGATTATTTATCTCACGGTGGACGTCTCCCACATAAGTACTCTCATTACTATTTCCTCTCCCAACCTTTCCCGACAACTCTCACTACTGTAGAGGTGGCCGCCTGCAACTACAAAATGATGCATAATCCTTTTCGATCTGTTGAGCGCGGTGGCAGCTTGGGAGAAAAGGAAGGGGAAAGTTTGGGATGTGTTGGGATATCCTTCTCTTAAACGTAGGCATCAATGATATATGAACAATTTGAAACCTTTAATGAACCTAAACATGTGCAAGAAACCACAACTCATTACGTTTATGCCCTGTTTTTCTTTATCTTTGCATATGGGAGAAGGTAGAAGTTAATCATCCCAGCCAGCCATCACCAATAGAAGTGTTGGAAATTCTAGGTTAGCCAGCAGtagagaagaaagaaagaaattctCAATATATGAAGAATGTAGTGCTCTCTAGACACGAGCTTATTGTATCCCACATCTACAACTAGTGGACAAGAAATGGGTGGCTTTGGTCCGTTGTTTTTTCCACAAACTTAAAGTTTTGCACGTCGAATCTGGTGTCTATATGCTGTTTTTTCTATTCCAAAGCAGAATGTTTACTTAAGAGGACAAACGTTGCCTAGGTCAACATCTACGCAGAAAAGTAAGTATTTTTCTCCGTATACGCTGATGCACGTGTTTCTCAACTATTAAAGTTGAATCGATAAGTTAGCTCACGAAAGGGTATCATGAGATCCTAGCCATCTACAGGGTGCCAAAGTTTGGAGAGGAAAAACACTAAAGATAAATAGCCTGACCCACTAATATAAACCGTCTTGGCAAGCTAACTTATAGTTTGGTAAAATTTCTTATATTAGTCAACACACAACAGTAGGCATACTATATTTTGTTGCAGTTTTCAGATCATGTTAAGCCTGTGCTAATTCCACAGGGTACTTTTTTTATATAAGACGGTTCCGAAATTTGAAAGCTAGGATGTTGCCTTCTGGAACCAACTGTGAATGCTACAAAAGGGATAACTCCATTTATTCATCAAATTATTTGTCCGCATACTCATATTCCCCAGCAGATTAACCTGACGTGCCTAGACTCCCAAGCAAGAGTCACATTGTTCATCTTATTGTGTTCTACCACTATGTAGCATCATACTTTGGGAATGTCGGCCAGAGACTCCTGGAGCTTCTCATCCGAGTGTGCGAGATCAACCATGTCACCTCTCAGATACCGGTCATAGGCGGCAAGGTCGAAGTGGCCGTGGCCACACATGGCGATGAGGATGACCTTCTCTTCCCCAGTCCTCTTGCACTCTAGCGCTTCCCTGATTGCCGCGGCGATTGCGTGGGTCGGCTCCGGCGCCGGGATGATGCCCTCCGTCCGTGCAAATTGTAAGGCAGCTGCAGTTAATTCATGAACAAGTGTCTAAGTTCAGATGCAACGTCAAGGTAAAGAAATCAGCAGCAAAATTCAGAGACGGCGGTTTCATGCCGTGAAAGAAAAGTTGCAACTGATGAGAACAGCAAAGTGAGATAATTAGCAGCACCTTCGAAGCATTCAGTCTGCTTTATGGACATAGCCTCCATGAAGCCGAGCTCATACACATGGGAGATCAGAGGTGCCATTCCATGGTAGCGAAGGCCACCTGCAGAAAATGATTTTGCATCAGTAAGGAAGAACAGGCCAAATAGTGGAAAcaagcaaggagcacatgatcagAAGCCACACTGATAAAACACCTGCATGGATGGGATCCGGGACAAAGCCGTGGCCGAGGGTGTGCATCTTCATCAGCGGCGTCATCCCGGCCGTGTCGCCGTAGTCGTAGGCATAGACACCCTTGGTGAGCGTAGGGCACGCGGCGGGCTCGACGGCCTTGAACTGCGGGTTCATCTTGCCGGCGAGCTTCTCGCGCATGAAGGGGAATGCGAGACCGCCGAAGTTGGAGCCGCCGCCGGTGCAGCCGATGACGACATCCGGGGTGATGCCGAGTGCCGCCAGCTGCTCCAGGCATTCCTCACCGATGACGGTCTGATGGAGCAGGACATGGTTCAGCACGCTGCCGAGGCAGTACTTGGTGTCGCCGTTGGTGGCAGCTACCTCCACTGCCTCCGAGATGGCCATCCCGAGGCTGCCTGGGCTGGTCGGGTCCGCCGCCAGGAGCTTCCTGCCAGCCTCTGTCACGTCAGACGGCGACGGGTGCACCTTCGCGCCCCATGTTTCCATCATTAGCCTCCTGTACGGCTTCTGGTCGTACGACGCACGCACCTGCCACACCTGCGCACACACACCACCACAAAATTCAGAAACCGAATCAATCAAGACTGAAGAATGTGTGATGGTACATTGAAGAAATTGGAGCAATGAAAGTGGGGAATTGGAAGGCAAGAAATGCAGGTTCACCTCGCAGTTGAGGCCGAAAAGGGTGCTGGCGAAGGAGAGCGCGCTGCCCCACTGACCGGCGCCAGTCTCGGTCACCACGTTCTTGACCCCAGCCGCGGCATTGTAAAATGCCTGTGGCACGGCCGTATTCGCCTTATGCGATCCCGCCGGACTAGTCCCTTCGTACTTGTAGTAGATCTTCGCCGGTGTGCCAAGCAGCTTCTCCAGCCTCTTTGCCCTGTCGTGCCAACATCGCAAACAACTTACTCCACACTCACCTGAATTCTAACACCAACAGCGGCCATTTATCACTCAAGCGATCATACAAAGATGCACACGCTTGTAATACCTGATCAGTGGCGTTGGGCGCCAGAGCTCGTAGACGTCGCGGACCTCTTCGGGTATGTCGATGAAACGCTCCTCGGTGAGCTCCTGCCTGATGAGCTCGTCAGGGAACAGAGGGGCCAGGTCGCTGGGGACCAGCGGCTGGTGGGTCTGTGGGTG
It includes:
- the LOC127312741 gene encoding protein RDM1 isoform X3 — its product is MKRAAPAEEPVELSSDDSLSSDSDDEAGKGKGENFFRLPNSSKSAASAEGALIRKAEMYQEYMKHIPVPEHCGSLIPSTSWLGLGRSMKQLYKQPLHYLTNILLRDWDQQRFGSDNEHQPLDVIIHPRKAEALIWATEEVHRMTTSSHHLGKLWASDPMYHAHIDPVFPTLKLE
- the LOC127312742 gene encoding uncharacterized protein isoform X1 — encoded protein: MAACTALRPLRLPAVPEQASSVLRLPKNRVAVTGRKSFASRASSNPGNVSIPKQWYNLVADLPVKPPPQLHPQTHQPLVPSDLAPLFPDELIRQELTEERFIDIPEEVRDVYELWRPTPLIRAKRLEKLLGTPAKIYYKYEGTSPAGSHKANTAVPQAFYNAAAGVKNVVTETGAGQWGSALSFASTLFGLNCEVWQVRASYDQKPYRRLMMETWGAKVHPSPSDVTEAGRKLLAADPTSPGSLGMAISEAVEVAATNGDTKYCLGSVLNHVLLHQTVIGEECLEQLAALGITPDVVIGCTGGGSNFGGLAFPFMREKLAGKMNPQFKAVEPAACPTLTKGVYAYDYGDTAGMTPLMKMHTLGHGFVPDPIHAGGLRYHGMAPLISHVYELGFMEAMSIKQTECFEAALQFARTEGIIPAPEPTHAIAAAIREALECKRTGEEKVILIAMCGHGHFDLAAYDRYLRGDMVDLAHSDEKLQESLADIPKV
- the LOC127312742 gene encoding uncharacterized protein isoform X2, with the protein product MAACTALRPLRLPVPEQASSVLRLPKNRVAVTGRKSFASRASSNPGNVSIPKQWYNLVADLPVKPPPQLHPQTHQPLVPSDLAPLFPDELIRQELTEERFIDIPEEVRDVYELWRPTPLIRAKRLEKLLGTPAKIYYKYEGTSPAGSHKANTAVPQAFYNAAAGVKNVVTETGAGQWGSALSFASTLFGLNCEVWQVRASYDQKPYRRLMMETWGAKVHPSPSDVTEAGRKLLAADPTSPGSLGMAISEAVEVAATNGDTKYCLGSVLNHVLLHQTVIGEECLEQLAALGITPDVVIGCTGGGSNFGGLAFPFMREKLAGKMNPQFKAVEPAACPTLTKGVYAYDYGDTAGMTPLMKMHTLGHGFVPDPIHAGGLRYHGMAPLISHVYELGFMEAMSIKQTECFEAALQFARTEGIIPAPEPTHAIAAAIREALECKRTGEEKVILIAMCGHGHFDLAAYDRYLRGDMVDLAHSDEKLQESLADIPKV
- the LOC127312741 gene encoding uncharacterized protein isoform X1; amino-acid sequence: MKRAAPAEEPVELSSDDSLSSDSDDEAGKGKGENFFRLPNSSKSAASAEAAVSKKKKPGGVDFSALSRHGYRGGPSVLTVAPPKVEPNWTWSTGKDRNEKEVLTESYEERERTRAAVTEGEKLIGVRNPQPRQTEKEKEASFSQKEKKKRDRGQASRGKNYVEEEKRLLRGSGVYSGFDT
- the LOC127312741 gene encoding uncharacterized protein isoform X2, translated to MKRAAPAEEPVELSSDDSLSSDSDDEAGKGKGENFFRLPNSSKSAASAEAVSKKKKPGGVDFSALSRHGYRGGPSVLTVAPPKVEPNWTWSTGKDRNEKEVLTESYEERERTRAAVTEGEKLIGVRNPQPRQTEKEKEASFSQKEKKKRDRGQASRGKNYVEEEKRLLRGSGVYSGFDT